In Solanum lycopersicum chromosome 3, SLM_r2.1, the genomic stretch AATATGCTTGTTGGGTCGTTCCACCAATCACTCAAGTACTATAAAAAGCCTCCACACATGTAGGGTAAGAGCccgtttggctcagcttaaaagctgttcaaactgacttaaaagctggtttttgacttatttagctgtttgacaatactcaaaacagtttattttaagttaaaatttttttattttaagccaaaagttaaaagccggggtaggggtgcttttttatttttagcttataagctgttttaagttgaccacatttttatctttttgtgcttaatatttttatacaatctccaaattacccatataatcctaacatttctttcttccatttatcccttttcacgtttgacataacaacttcagcacttttatccaaacacataactacttatttttaaaataagtttcagcacttttaaaagtacttttttaaagctgcttttattaagtcaatccaaacgggccctaagtaAAATGTTTCTACTTTATTAATTGTAGAATcgtttgaaaataaattattttattgagatAAGTTATTTTAGTATGTGTATAAGATAATTTATTTCctcattttgataatcaaagatgggatataataattttatatttcataacataattattaGTATATCTTATATCTCAAATCAAAAAATCTATATGAGTACGACCCATTATTTCAAAGaatctcttatatttatttgtaatctattaaaatttatctattattTCAATGATTACTCTTTATCTTTCACATAATATGTTTATacttacaaaattaaatttcattttaatacaattatcatactcaaaagtatcaaataaatattttttaaattttatatcaaataaattgaaatcgAAGTTAAACAGTCAAAAGTAAAGTTTAAGTGTGTGGAATGTGGACCCATAAAAAATTCACATAGTGAAAATTGATAAGTATTTTATCACAAGTTATAAGTCTTAAATACGAAAACActttagtaaaaaattatagGGAACTAAGAGGGAATTTGGATGAATATGAAAGTTCATCAAACCTATTTTTAATGGGAAATTTTCACGTAtagtcaattaaaaataattaattactctccataactattgtttaataattataatttgtagctatatgttatatgaaaggagagaggcgagtgagattgggagagagaggtgAGAGAAGGGTgagagaaaggtgaattgtgtatgtatattggttagacaattgtatattatacttatgtatttgtatatattgcaagagagattgggagagggaggagagaggcgagcgaggtTGGGATAGAGGGGAGAAAGAGATCAAGAgggggaggagagaggcgaaagagagagggcagagagtgggagagaggtgaattgtatatgtatataggttaaataattgtatattatacatatttatttgtatatcctagcgaattatacatatacaaacatgactaattatataaaCTCGAAATCAGCCCACATaactaatgtataatgttagtcgcaagtgataattatagcaagctatgatgaattattaaatgcgtaattttctcatttttaaattagttttttattttctaaaagtatttgacaacaaataaaaattactcaaaacaagatttaaaacaaatttaagtgCTTGACAAATTGAAAAATTACTTAATGTTaaaaagtcaagaaaaatagatccctcctatttttttttatttttaacttgaaaaataagtaaatttattttttttcctcttaaaTAAATACGAATTAATCGAGTCGCAGAAAATGAGTAGCGCGTGAGCTAGCATTAAACATTGCGCATTgtgtaaaatatgaaaatgagaAGTGCGATTCCGAAGGTGACATCACGTAACTGACGTCATGAAATTTGTTTAATGGACGGACGGACGCATTTATATTCTCGTTCAGCAGCAGGAAGCAACCAGCcaggaagaaaaaaatacacACAGAAAACATCGAATACacattttatattatatcaatCGAATGATAGAATAAAGAGAAGTAATTGCAGTAGCAGTAACCACAAATTAATCAGCTAGCCGGCGTGAATGCTACTTATGGAcggagaaaagaagaggaagagaacaTCAATCGTCGCCGGAGATCGGAGTAACGATGACGTAAAACCTACTGTGAAGGAGGAGGAGCCGCCGTCAGAGGCGGAGGTTAACGAGTTCTTCGCAATTTTACGGAGGATGCACATGGCCGTAAAATATCTTCAGAGAAACGCTCAGATTCAGCCGGAAAACGTTAACGCTCACGGCAGCAAGTTAACCGCATCGCCGGCCGGTGTTAACGGAGATGCAACTGGACAGAAGAGAGAACGGGGAATCGTGAGAAAAGGTGATTTGGACCTCAACACTTTGCCGGACTGCGGAGACTAACGCAGTTTAAGCATAGGTTAATTACAGAAATGCACCTTTAATTATCGTAGATTCTTAAGATTGATCTGCtgtacaaattaattaaatgaagcctttttttatatatatttctctgATAATCGGTTTGCTCTTTGTGATTtactttaataaatttaatttattttatcattagatGTTCCATGCAGCccatacatgattttttttcactaatataaattacattttaaaatttttgtgtctaaatttataattaaatcgTAAAATATTTCACACTCGAACCGCATGAaaaatcaatatgatgaaaaattgagttCTGCAATTAAAAACCAACCGTGGAAATTACAAAATGGATGAGAAAATTCAACTTTCCTAATTAACTTGTTCTTTTCCTGTGGAATTCAAtagttaataatatatattatgaaaaaaggtttaaatataattaagtaaacggaattttattatatgaatttttattctttgttaATAATCTATATTTCTATCATTATTTGATTGAGTCGAAATTGTCCTTGTTTTACACTAAGTTTAACCGATGACTAATAAGAACATATTTGAACTGACATGCATATATTAAGGTATGTTTATTCCAATTTAGTGTCTAACTACAGATATGTAATTACATGTGAAGTTGCATTTTCAAAGCAATTTAGTTAGTTAAactatattgatttttttcacCATTTTAAGTCAACACAGTACGAGTCTAATTTTAAGAAACTTCATAtcaatttaaattagaatttctaagtaaagaacaataatcataatgtcatataacaaaaataaataaaaaaaatataatgtaatatGGAGGTGAAAAATAGGAGCCAATAGCGGACAAAAGTAAAGATTACAATGAGTTTATTCTTACAAATTGTTGATCCCGTTGTACTAGTTTTAAaagattattgtttttttaaaaaaaactaacctAAACAGATTTATTAATTGTACTAATTAATcgaaatatgtattttaaaaagaCTGTACTTTTGAGTTTTGTCATTTGTGTGTATTTAAATCGTCTTTTTCTCAATAGTTATTTCACCGTCTCAtgagaagaagaataaaagagCTGAAAAAGTGGAAGGAATCTTTTACTCCGTTCTTCTCATTTTAGGTGACACTTTCCAGtttaaataagtttttatttcattttaggtgacactttttaagttttaaaatttaaatacgtttattttttatcataaattttttatatattttgaataattaattattgtaatttataatactttatatatagtttatatatatatatatatatatacaagttttattattaaaaatttaaagatttcatttacaaatttttaaacaaatttaaattatttgactcttaaaaaataaaaaaattcacctaatatatatatatatatattgtttattttttcaatttcaggTCTTACTAATCAACATATGGTAACCCATTAGTCAAAGACTCGAGAGTATACTTAATACTCTTTCACCACCAAGGCGGACCTACCTTGAACAAAGGGGTTCATTCGAACCTTCTTCGAcgaaaaattatgttatttttatatgattaaaataattatatatatatatatatagtagatattGAATTCCTTCAGCTGTCTATTGCTACAAATTTTTAATCTCTTATCAAAAATATTAGCTTCACCTCTGTCTACTACCATCATATTACCTTAAATCGTATCACTTACGACTTTCAAAATcagtttattttgaataatatttctttttaatgaaaaatgctTTTACAAAAAGTTTTGAAGAGTAGTGTATTATGTCTgactaatatattttaaaaacgcTCCTGTCAATAGAACAATATTTTGTGCTTGATTTATGCCTCAAAAGTGCTCTCgagcattattttttttttaaaaaaaaaacttgatcaCATTACACAGAAATAATCCAACCATAAATTATGGAATTTCTTAAACGGTGAATGCATTTGGGAAATTGCAATGTATACTTCTAAGTAATGCCAATCAAATTTACCTTAacggattttttttaaaaaatactatagTATATAATTAACGTGATTATTGACACGAGGGTAAGCACGTGGATTGACTGTTTGACTAATAAACCTCACGTAATGTGACAAAAATTTCCACCAATAATGTTAGGAAACTTTATATGAATTTTCtgtcagaaaaaaaaaagagtaaacataacaagattttattttaattttaaaacatatcaaaCTATATTGAGTTTGTGCACATAAATAAGTGCATTTATTGTAGCCGGAATGTTATACTTTATTCATGTGCAtgataatataatgaaaatacattattttatacgTATTCTTAATATATGTATCCATGTATATATGATGTCTTTGTCCAATTATATCCCTGTGAATATTAAGTGTATTCGTCGTATCCGatactataaataaattttcaaattattagtatgttttactgctatttcaaattaattaggattttaatcatgtaatttacctaaatttcataattttaatagttgattacattattttttaactctttttcaaattactaaaatatcttaaaatttatggattttGAATACATCAAAAGATTTCTGAATATGCAAGTGAAGGATGTATTCGATAGGAGAGTAATGTATCAGCGAgagaaaaatgatatattttttgattttttataaaatgatagGAACTTTAGAGATTATAGtaaaagaaaatgtatatttaGGTAATATTTCcttaatttcagtaattttaAGACTGGGGCTTCATTTCCTTATTACAGTTATGGAGTGAAACCGAAGGCCTTGGCAAGTCTTTTAGGCCCATGATCATGAGCTTATACTGGAGATCTATAATTGATTTCAATCAGCTATAACTTTGTGATTTATATTTAGATTATTTATATAACGATAAGGTTATAtgtgagttattaatataaaaaaattgtatatcaGGTTTAAATCGCACAACTGGAGTATATATGCCCTTGTCCTTAAACAACGAAGCTAACCAGTTAAGTGTGCGAACAAAATCttgtaaaattaatttgaaaaaaaaggagCTATCAGCATAAAAAGTACTTTAGAGTAAGGATCCTAATGAAATCATGCAAATTTTGGTATACTATTTTACtctatatacatataaactaattttaaataaatataaataatataatttatccGGCGATGGGATTTGGATGAGCCTCCTTCATACAATGTAGCTCCGCCCCTGAGATGAAATAATCAAGGTTATTCTATGAGTTGGAGACTAAAATGATAAGTTAAAACAACCTCATGAAATTTCTCAACATTATTATCCTTATCCCACCAATCAAAACAGAGAATAAAagtcaaattttcaaatcaGTAACTTTATTTTGTATAGAATCATaatttccacaaaaaaaaaaatgtcttctCAATTTCTTATCACTTTACCTTGATTATAACATGGATCTTTTTAAGTCGTcgattatttattcaaaaaaatatatttaaagtatGTACCAGTAAGTGTTTTGATTAAAGAGACGTAGTGGTATGGGTGCTTTTAAGTTCTTTAatggaataataattataataataataacgtgAATGTACCATGttttctattataataaaatatattgactCATCGAGTCtctgtctttttttttatcccGGGAATATCGGTCATTTATTAatagtgaagaaaaatagaaaaatataaagtgCGACCACCGAAAAATAATAGAACTACCACGACTTACAAGGAGCGTAAAGATCAATCGAGTAGAACTAAAAGCAATTGACCATATATTTTGgcaattttaattataaaattatttaatacaaAATACAGTATATTAAATACTCAATCTGTGGATCGGCAAAAGGGCAAAATTtagttttcttttcaaaatcgcTCTCCCtcttgatttaaaaaaaaaaaattaacgtgccttttaaaattgttaataattttttttgcccTTTCAATCTCGAATTCCACATATTTTAGACGCTAAAAAATGTGCGAGAGCACACCAAACAACAAAGATGTTACTTTTTCAATTAAATTGAACGGTATTTTTGATTgaaccaaaaataaattataaataataaaaatttagtaaTTGTGATTGCAGTCTGATTAACTGCTTCCTCAAACACCCGATCACCTAACAGGTATTATATAATAGGATATGAAATTAGATATGTTCGAATTGAACTGCATTTCAATTCTTAAActgttaaatataatattttttttttctaggcTCTCATGtatatttcatttcaataaatataatatttttttttctaggcTCTCATGTATATTTCAAAACTCATTAGTTTTATTAAAAGCATAATATTTTGATCCAATCTCAAAACATAAGGGACTAATTTTGTCATTCTCCGAGTTTATGTACCAAACTGGAGCTGTTTTGTGACGCACAGAAGGAAGCGCGTGGGTGAATTTTACAAGTTGCGCATTGTTGAAgcatcaaaaaatcaaaaatgatAATGCCATTTCCCATGAGATCACATTTCTGACATCAGCATATTTGTGAAATCAGTGTAACGCATTAATAATTATCAACCACCATTCATAGAGAATAGACTTCTTCATAGACTATTCTAGAGAGCagagaataaaattaaaatcgaCAACGGTGAGGCTACACTGATGGACCGGCACAAGAAGCGGAAGAGAACTGACAACGGCGGTGATCGAAGCAGACATGAGAGAGAAAGTTCTGTGAAGGCGAACACCGTAGTATCGAAGCCGCCGCCGCCATCGGAGGCGGAAGTTAACGAATTCTTCGCGATCTTACGGAGGATGAACGTGGCAGTGAAATATCTTCAGAAAAATGCTCAGATCGGTGAAGTAGAGGATAGCCATAAAAGAGTTGATTTGGATCTGAATACACTACCGGAAGGCGGAGATTAACGCCGACGAAGCTCCGAATTTTAGACGGTGACGGTCCGTCTGTACTCTGTACAGGTGAAGTGCTTGCTTTTTATCACCGACAACGAATTTGCAATCGCATTTTCGGAGTATTATAGCTGCTACTATTTAGTTAGGTTTTGAACTTTGTAACAAAAATCTCCAACATGTTTAAATTTGcatcaataaattttctttaGTATTTcacttatataataataataataataataaaatatattattaccgTCAAACGAACAGATTGGGATCCCTCTACTTGGTTATTTAGCAATttcatttgtatattttataaattaaaattgtttttttcaaCTATGCGcttttatattaagaaaattgatATACAAAATTGTTAGAATTAGattcataaacaaaaaaaatatatattcccTGTGCAAGaataaattgttataaaattggGCACAAGGCATAACACTCATTGCTCcagtttacatttttttaaaattttgtttcttgAATAAATTAGGCTAAACTTTTTGACTTTTAGCACATGTTGATTTAGTTAGCTTGGGAATAAAAGTAAGAAAAGTGATAtgcaaaaaaggaaaataaaattaattatcctTGTCCATTTATTTAGACATAGCGAAAGGGACAATTCAATGGAGGAAAAAAAAGACTATATATATTCtaataaaataggaaataaagATAGCTCATTAAattaagggcaactttcacatatagcaaataaaaaattcatatttgtataatatagcaaactttgcataattgcgctccataacaaacataaaaactgtataattcgctatacatatacaagtgtataattcgctggcctaaatcgtataattcgctggcctatttcgctgcaattgtataatttgctgtgcatatagttgaatcgaattaaaatgtatgtatattgcataattataagtttatagcaaaaagatatatgtttttctcgctttatacaaaaacagaaacacaatatatacacttctgttgtataaagctagagaaaattgtatttcactgcaattgtataattcgcaattgtataattcgttagcCTTTTTCTCTGCATTTTTTGAAGTATAATggttgtaaattgtataattaagtgtataacacgaagatatacatttttgcacgtgtatatacaattttctctcgctttatacaaaacagaaacagaattatacacttttgtgtataaagcgagagaggcgagcgagaatggagtgtggcgagcgagattcctgggagagagacgctggcaaattttagataatgtttgctatggagcacaattaaatcaaaccctagctattctatttaatttaggttattagtttgctattttatacaattttcccttaaatTAATTGAGATGCATCCAaggaaatttaaatattatatttattccaatttatttatcttagtTATCTTTATAGTTCGCttcaaatcataaaattaaagagtATTTTAGTATAAAAGAACGTGATGTATATTCACATCAAGAGCAAATAAATTTGTTGTAATATTTGTTTAGAGTTTTACACTTTCACTAGTTAAGCTCAAATTGGGCTAAAAAGATGGGCCCTCCAAGGCCCAAGCCCATGAGCGTCCAATCTAGTTAGTGGGCCTCATTGCATGGAGTGTATGTCCAGTTAATTTGTGAAATCCAGTTCCTGTCCATTAGCCCAGTAACCTGTATCGTAGATTTTGGGGCTCATTCGATTCGAATTTGTGGTGTTTACCAGCCAAAGCGATTCGATTTTGTGCACACTTAGCTTTCGATAGAAAAAGATGGAAGTAAAAGCGTGTCATAGTCGATATTTCAAAAAAGTATCTTGTAATAACAAAACTATCTGTGGAGTCTCTATAGACCACTGTGGACAACAACTAACTTAAGCCTTAAGGTGTTGAAATATCTAAAGAAAGAGATATTCAACTTATTTGtcgatactttttattttagtttgtcCCAAGAGAATgattctcctttttttttgggactattttttaaaaaaattaaccttTTGTATGATACGCACAGTAAAGATCATTTTACAATAGAACTTTCAAATATAGCTTAATTATTCTATATAGTTATACTTTGATAATTACGATTCGTAGCTATATGTTATAGGGAAGAGAGATGCGAGCGAGACTGTGAGAGAGAGCAGAGATGCAAGAGAGAGGGCAAAGAGTGGAAGAgatgtgaattgtatatgtatatcggttagataattgtattttacACGTATGCATTTGAATATATGACAAGAGAGATTGGAAGAGGGAAGAGAGAGACAAGCAAGAATAGAAGAGGGATGAGAGAGGCAAgagagagagggcagagagtcagagagaggtgaattatatatgtatattggttagataactgtatattatacatatgtactTATTTATCCTAACgtgttatacatatacaaactgACTAATTATACAACCTCGAAGTTAGCCCAGGTATTTAATAGTATAATTATATTCGCGagtgataattataacaaactcTAGTTATGATGAGTAAATTCgtagtataagtttgcttaacaacataatttttccattaaaaaaatataaatatctttcGCTTAAACACCATAAGATTCAAAAAAAACTTCAttacttttttcaaaattttaatatcaaaattaaattaaatatgtaaattcataaagaaagaaataacaaaTCTGAGACATTGAAAATGGGAAAGGAGCATAAAAACCTAGTGAAGTAGGTCCAAAAGAGTGAACCcaatataataaaacaaaaggGATAAAATTTAGGAAATATTAGGAGAAATGACAAACATCTAAgtatattatgaaatatatagctatattttgattattttttttaatatgtgtataattttgtaaaattttgttattcgagttaataattgtataaatcaagaatttatataattgaatcCTTGTTTGATAAATTAGGAATTTGTAAAATTCGATTCTTGAATgtataaaatctaaaatttgtatatgCTTACTCCATTTATTTGCATATAATTTATGAAGAAATCATGGTAATTATCCCATTTGTATattaacaaacaaaatatacaaatgaattttcaaaaaattcttaaaCATATGAACACATAATTCATATACACGTACCATGTTTGTATATTCAGAAACGAAATATACAAACCCgcacacaaaaaaatacaaactttaGACTCCATTTGTGTATACTTACCCCATTGAATATTtgcaaatgaaatatataaatatg encodes the following:
- the LOC101261799 gene encoding uncharacterized protein is translated as MLLMDGEKKRKRTSIVAGDRSNDDVKPTVKEEEPPSEAEVNEFFAILRRMHMAVKYLQRNAQIQPENVNAHGSKLTASPAGVNGDATGQKRERGIVRKGDLDLNTLPDCGD